In a genomic window of Leptolyngbya sp. SIO1E4:
- a CDS encoding M48 family metalloprotease → MKIGKRFLVWSLVGIFLTVGFSGFGKGVRAGYAAAPSVAETSSQTADPQISSADDLQVPDSEGASEPSSETDPEASPETSPESQGDTLNLPDFEPKLPSETVPQDGDSDDDDLPWNEAEVESSGEGEDAPKISKQQQILIAADEYYLAGDQAAAEALYRQVKDALWQVDPADLRPTEIMDPAELSPAGAVYWREAQTGYEEGLTHRTVVPLDMLVEEYPEFIPGHVFYANYLVEQDQAEKGDAILDRALMIYPSQPELLRARTFTQMGMEHWIEAAITARQFTLLNPEHPDAEEMATLSDENLDRFRAAMNEELTGNFIGNLVTGAAGAILTGGLIGPYTALNSAMLLLQGESAVGANAAEQIKTQAPMMNDRPVNEYLDTMGQKLASLAGRDEFEYEFHVIEEEDLNAFALPGGKIFVNAGAILKANSEAEIAGLLAHEISHAVLSHGFQMVTNGNLINSVASIIPIGQVGGIAAGLAASSYSRSMERQADILGTQILSAAGYAADGLHNLMVTLQEEAGDRGGLQWFASHPAPAERVDYLKQIVEAGGFNRYAYEGVETHLAMQQRVARLMDIALDDETDEDADGEADEAIDEATDEAADEENGTPDEGLDEVPDEETDMPDAESAAPFF, encoded by the coding sequence ATGAAAATCGGGAAACGCTTCCTTGTCTGGAGTTTGGTTGGAATCTTCTTAACTGTAGGCTTCAGTGGCTTTGGCAAGGGCGTTCGGGCTGGTTATGCGGCTGCACCCTCTGTGGCAGAAACCTCCTCCCAAACCGCTGACCCCCAAATCAGCTCAGCCGATGACTTGCAGGTGCCCGACTCCGAAGGTGCCTCAGAACCCTCATCAGAGACCGATCCTGAGGCATCCCCTGAAACCTCTCCAGAGTCCCAGGGGGACACCCTCAATCTGCCGGATTTTGAACCCAAGCTACCGTCAGAAACTGTTCCACAAGACGGGGACTCTGACGACGATGATTTGCCCTGGAATGAGGCTGAAGTCGAGTCATCTGGAGAGGGTGAAGACGCCCCTAAGATTTCAAAACAGCAACAGATTTTAATCGCTGCAGATGAATACTACTTGGCGGGTGATCAGGCAGCGGCTGAAGCGCTGTACCGCCAAGTTAAGGATGCCCTCTGGCAAGTAGACCCCGCTGACTTGCGACCTACCGAAATTATGGATCCGGCTGAATTGTCTCCTGCGGGGGCTGTGTACTGGCGGGAGGCTCAAACGGGCTATGAGGAAGGGTTGACCCATCGAACGGTCGTCCCCCTAGACATGCTGGTGGAGGAGTATCCCGAATTTATTCCTGGCCATGTGTTTTACGCCAACTATTTAGTTGAGCAAGATCAGGCTGAGAAAGGGGATGCCATTCTGGATAGGGCGTTGATGATCTACCCGAGCCAGCCAGAGTTGCTGCGCGCCCGCACCTTTACTCAAATGGGCATGGAGCATTGGATAGAAGCAGCGATTACGGCTCGGCAGTTTACGCTACTGAATCCAGAACATCCCGATGCTGAGGAGATGGCAACCCTGAGTGACGAAAACCTGGATCGCTTCCGCGCCGCCATGAATGAAGAGTTAACCGGCAACTTCATTGGCAACTTGGTGACGGGCGCTGCGGGGGCGATTTTAACGGGTGGGTTGATCGGCCCTTACACGGCGTTGAATTCGGCCATGCTTTTGTTGCAGGGAGAATCTGCGGTCGGGGCGAATGCCGCGGAGCAAATCAAGACGCAGGCACCGATGATGAACGATCGCCCCGTTAATGAATACCTCGACACCATGGGGCAAAAGCTGGCAAGCCTGGCAGGGCGTGATGAGTTTGAGTATGAATTCCATGTAATTGAGGAGGAAGACTTAAACGCCTTTGCTTTGCCCGGCGGCAAGATTTTTGTCAATGCTGGGGCTATTCTCAAGGCCAACTCTGAGGCAGAAATTGCCGGGCTCCTCGCCCATGAAATCTCCCATGCAGTGCTGTCTCACGGTTTTCAGATGGTGACGAACGGCAACTTGATCAACAGCGTTGCGAGCATTATTCCCATTGGTCAGGTGGGGGGGATTGCAGCTGGGCTGGCCGCCAGCAGCTACTCGCGCTCAATGGAGCGGCAGGCTGACATTTTAGGGACACAAATTCTCTCGGCAGCAGGGTATGCCGCAGATGGCTTACACAACCTGATGGTGACGCTGCAGGAAGAGGCGGGCGATCGCGGTGGCCTGCAATGGTTTGCCTCTCACCCAGCTCCAGCGGAACGAGTCGATTATCTGAAGCAAATTGTGGAGGCAGGGGGCTTTAACCGCTATGCCTATGAAGGGGTAGAAACGCACTTGGCGATGCAGCAGCGCGTGGCCCGGTTAATGGACATTGCCCTGGATGACGAAACAGATGAAGATGCCGATGGCGAAGCGGACGAAGCGATCGACGAAGCCACCGATGAAGCTGCTGATGAAGAGAATGGAACCCCAGACGAAGGACTGGATGAGGTGCCGGATGAAGAAACTGACATGCCGGATGCAGAAAGCGCAGCGCCTTTTTTCTAA
- a CDS encoding FeoC like transcriptional regulator yields the protein MLCDIQTYIATHGTVSLRDLSLRFHADSQTLKPMLQRLSRKGRIRALPAPEKCADCTCCNLENLELYEWVQG from the coding sequence ATGCTTTGCGATATTCAAACCTACATCGCGACCCACGGAACTGTTTCCCTCAGGGATCTTTCTCTGCGATTCCATGCTGACAGCCAGACCCTAAAACCGATGCTGCAGCGTTTAAGTCGCAAAGGTCGCATCCGTGCTTTGCCAGCGCCAGAAAAATGTGCTGACTGCACCTGCTGTAATTTGGAAAACCTGGAATTGTATGAATGGGTGCAGGGGTAG
- the feoB gene encoding Fe(2+) transporter permease subunit FeoB yields MTNWTIALAGNPNCGKTTLFNALTGANQRVGNWPGVTVDRKEGSYHYGNKTVAVVDLPGIYAIDAENDGSIDETIARDYLLSGEAQIVVNIVDAANLERNLYLTTQILEMGLPLVVALNMTDVAEERGTRVNAQLLAERLGCPVVPMVASREQGITELRSYLDECLVTPQQPKAQVVYPSIIEEALTALMPAIAATSTPTPRDRWTALKLLEYDDSRVPNSTPELLQKVAEHRHRIHQVLGEDIDIAIADSRYGYAHRIVNDVATRPREVSITQSDKIDQIVLNRWLGIPIFLGVMYLLFMFAINVGSAFIDFFDIVFGTIFVDGFGRLLAAIGLPEIVQVVLADGMGGGIQTVATFIPVIGCLFLFMAFLEDSGYMARAAFVMDRFMRFVGLPGKSFVPMLVGFGCNVPAIMATRTLESRRDRILTILMNPFMSCGARLPVYALFAAAFFPAAGQNIVFLLYLLGMAMAVVTGLIMKYTLLKGEAAPFVMELPTYHLPTLKGVLIRTWERLKAFILKAGRIIVVMVMVLSLLNSIGTDGSFGNEDSDNSILSSVSQSITPAFAPMGVTQDNWAATVGIFTGVFAKEAVVGTLDSLYTQLGRDEAIAAGVDLEEEGFDFFGNIGEAFATIPANLSELPGTLLDPLGLSVGDVTTVETAAEEQEVAFTTFGQMALRFDGRVGAFAYLLFVLMYFPCVAAMGAVYRETNAGWTAFVGLWTTGLAYWSAVLYYQVMTFQRHPATSVAWIGGLAIALVASIVAMRYSRPARQRRRLLLEGH; encoded by the coding sequence ATGACTAACTGGACGATCGCCCTGGCAGGAAATCCTAACTGCGGCAAAACGACATTATTCAATGCGTTGACAGGGGCCAATCAGCGGGTCGGCAACTGGCCGGGGGTCACCGTAGACCGTAAAGAGGGCAGCTACCACTATGGCAACAAAACGGTGGCTGTGGTCGACTTACCCGGTATTTATGCAATTGATGCTGAAAACGACGGCAGCATCGATGAGACCATTGCCCGCGATTACCTGCTGTCTGGTGAGGCGCAGATCGTGGTCAACATTGTGGATGCCGCCAACCTGGAACGTAACCTTTACCTCACGACTCAAATTCTGGAGATGGGGCTGCCGTTGGTGGTGGCACTCAACATGACAGATGTCGCTGAGGAGCGGGGAACCCGCGTTAACGCTCAGCTGCTGGCAGAGCGATTAGGTTGCCCGGTGGTACCCATGGTGGCCTCTCGTGAACAGGGCATCACTGAGCTGCGCAGCTATTTAGATGAGTGTCTGGTGACGCCCCAGCAGCCTAAAGCCCAGGTGGTTTATCCCTCCATCATCGAAGAAGCGTTAACCGCACTGATGCCCGCGATCGCCGCCACGTCTACTCCGACTCCTCGCGATCGCTGGACGGCCCTCAAGCTGTTGGAATATGACGACAGCCGCGTCCCCAATTCGACTCCTGAGCTGCTGCAGAAAGTTGCTGAGCATCGCCATCGCATTCATCAAGTGCTAGGGGAAGATATTGACATCGCGATCGCGGATAGCCGCTATGGCTATGCTCACCGAATTGTCAATGACGTGGCAACGCGTCCCCGCGAAGTCAGCATTACCCAATCCGACAAAATTGACCAGATAGTGCTCAACCGCTGGTTAGGGATCCCTATCTTTTTGGGGGTCATGTACCTGCTGTTTATGTTTGCCATTAACGTGGGCAGCGCCTTCATCGACTTTTTCGACATTGTCTTTGGCACGATTTTTGTCGATGGTTTTGGCCGACTGCTCGCCGCCATCGGCCTGCCTGAAATTGTTCAGGTAGTGCTGGCAGACGGGATGGGGGGCGGTATTCAAACCGTGGCCACCTTTATTCCGGTGATTGGCTGTCTGTTTTTGTTTATGGCGTTTCTGGAAGACAGTGGCTATATGGCCCGTGCTGCCTTCGTGATGGATCGCTTTATGCGCTTCGTTGGCCTGCCGGGTAAGTCCTTTGTGCCCATGCTGGTGGGCTTTGGCTGTAATGTGCCAGCCATCATGGCAACGCGGACATTAGAAAGTCGCCGCGATCGCATCCTCACTATCTTGATGAATCCGTTCATGTCTTGCGGGGCGCGGTTGCCGGTGTATGCCCTGTTTGCAGCGGCCTTCTTCCCGGCTGCTGGGCAGAATATTGTGTTCCTGCTGTACTTGCTCGGCATGGCCATGGCCGTTGTCACCGGGCTGATCATGAAATACACCCTGCTGAAAGGGGAAGCGGCTCCCTTTGTGATGGAGTTGCCCACCTATCACTTGCCAACGCTGAAGGGGGTGCTTATCCGTACGTGGGAACGATTGAAAGCGTTTATTCTCAAGGCCGGTCGAATCATTGTTGTGATGGTGATGGTGCTCAGCCTGCTGAATTCCATTGGCACCGACGGTTCCTTTGGCAATGAAGACAGCGACAACTCGATTCTGAGTTCTGTGAGCCAGAGCATCACCCCTGCCTTTGCGCCCATGGGGGTTACGCAAGACAACTGGGCCGCTACGGTGGGCATTTTCACTGGGGTCTTTGCTAAAGAAGCCGTGGTCGGCACCCTCGACTCCCTCTACACTCAGCTCGGTCGAGATGAAGCGATCGCTGCAGGGGTTGACCTGGAGGAAGAAGGCTTCGACTTCTTTGGCAACATCGGTGAAGCGTTCGCGACCATCCCGGCCAACCTGTCTGAACTCCCGGGGACTCTGTTAGACCCGCTGGGCCTATCCGTTGGAGATGTGACCACGGTTGAAACTGCCGCCGAAGAACAAGAGGTTGCGTTTACGACCTTTGGTCAAATGGCGCTGCGCTTTGACGGTCGAGTAGGGGCCTTTGCCTACCTGCTGTTTGTGCTCATGTATTTCCCCTGTGTCGCGGCAATGGGGGCGGTCTATCGCGAAACTAACGCTGGCTGGACTGCCTTTGTGGGCCTCTGGACAACGGGGTTAGCCTACTGGAGTGCGGTGCTGTATTACCAGGTAATGACCTTCCAACGTCATCCTGCTACCTCAGTGGCCTGGATTGGGGGGCTGGCGATCGCCTTGGTGGCCTCTATTGTCGCCATGCGGTATTCTCGACCCGCTCGGCAAAGACGACGGTTGCTCTTAGAAGGGCATTAA
- a CDS encoding ferrous iron transport protein A, whose protein sequence is MAPNSFDAVSDGSFDAQFQNITFIGGTADLADFEKASAPSEAGASSRTPAGARLPLAMASVGDRLWLVQIGGGHRMVRRLTDVGLVQGSQITVLSRTNSGSVIVARDGCRIGLGAGMAHRVMVTPVGQEGDPPVVHPPPHHPVQPVNGESPVMQATVQLGALTVGQSGRVVGYEKGNRAYRERLLSMGLTPGTHFTVTRQAPMGDPVEIEVRGFKLSLRKAEAAALQVETNVREEVNHD, encoded by the coding sequence ATGGCTCCTAACTCTTTCGACGCCGTTTCTGACGGTAGCTTTGATGCTCAGTTTCAGAACATTACCTTTATCGGTGGAACGGCTGATTTAGCTGATTTCGAGAAGGCCTCAGCTCCCTCAGAGGCAGGTGCCAGCTCTCGAACTCCGGCAGGTGCACGCCTGCCGTTGGCGATGGCTTCTGTCGGCGATCGCCTCTGGCTTGTCCAGATTGGCGGAGGGCATCGTATGGTTCGTCGCCTGACCGATGTTGGTCTGGTTCAAGGCAGTCAAATTACTGTTCTGAGTCGCACTAACAGCGGTTCTGTGATTGTGGCCCGCGATGGCTGCCGCATTGGCTTAGGAGCCGGCATGGCGCATCGGGTCATGGTAACCCCGGTGGGGCAGGAGGGTGATCCTCCGGTGGTACACCCCCCTCCACACCACCCAGTACAGCCTGTAAATGGAGAATCTCCGGTAATGCAAGCAACGGTACAGTTAGGTGCCCTGACAGTCGGCCAGTCGGGCCGCGTTGTGGGCTACGAAAAGGGCAATCGAGCCTATCGCGAAAGACTGCTGTCCATGGGCCTCACCCCTGGAACTCATTTCACAGTGACTCGCCAGGCCCCTATGGGTGACCCCGTTGAAATTGAAGTGCGGGGCTTTAAGCTGAGCCTGCGAAAAGCTGAGGCGGCAGCTCTACAAGTAGAAACGAATGTCCGTGAAGAGGTGAACCATGACTAA
- a CDS encoding superoxide dismutase has product MPIKKFSWLVASILLVMSLLWASFPAYPSLATPASQSANAPSSTVPEPRLVAQAQLEDEFVLPPLPYAYDALNAYIDTQTMTLHHDKHHAGYVNNLNAAIAQHPELKGVSVEDLLRDLERVPEDIRTTVRKNGGGHANHTMFWEIMTPNGQREPTGAIATAIDDTFGDFETFQQAFNTAGKSQFGSGWAWLIMTQAGTLEVTHTANQDSPFLDGNYPIMGNDVWEHAYYLKYQNRRGEYLDAWWNVVDWEAVNNRFEAVMDALES; this is encoded by the coding sequence ATGCCCATTAAGAAATTTTCTTGGCTCGTCGCCTCAATTTTGCTGGTCATGTCCTTGCTGTGGGCCAGCTTCCCCGCTTACCCTAGTCTGGCAACGCCTGCTAGCCAATCGGCAAACGCTCCTAGCTCCACAGTGCCTGAGCCTCGCCTTGTGGCTCAAGCTCAGCTAGAAGACGAGTTTGTGCTGCCCCCGCTACCCTACGCCTACGATGCGCTGAATGCTTATATTGACACGCAAACTATGACGTTGCATCACGATAAGCATCATGCTGGTTATGTCAACAACTTGAACGCTGCGATCGCCCAACATCCCGAGCTTAAGGGGGTCTCTGTAGAAGATCTGTTACGAGATTTAGAGCGTGTGCCAGAAGACATCCGCACTACGGTGCGCAAAAACGGCGGCGGCCATGCCAACCACACAATGTTTTGGGAGATTATGACCCCCAATGGTCAGAGGGAACCCACCGGGGCGATCGCCACGGCCATTGATGACACTTTTGGAGATTTCGAAACGTTTCAGCAAGCCTTCAATACTGCTGGCAAGAGCCAGTTTGGCAGCGGTTGGGCTTGGCTAATTATGACCCAGGCAGGGACCCTGGAAGTCACCCACACAGCCAATCAGGATAGTCCTTTTTTAGATGGCAACTACCCCATCATGGGGAATGATGTCTGGGAACATGCCTACTATCTTAAGTACCAGAATCGCCGGGGAGAGTACCTGGACGCCTGGTGGAACGTTGTGGACTGGGAAGCAGTGAATAATCGATTTGAAGCGGTAATGGATGCCCTAGAGAGCTAA
- a CDS encoding high light inducible protein, translating into MENNESKFGFVNFAESWNGRLAMLGFVIGITTELLTGQGILSQIGLM; encoded by the coding sequence ATGGAAAACAACGAAAGCAAGTTTGGGTTTGTTAATTTCGCTGAGTCTTGGAATGGCCGCCTGGCAATGCTGGGCTTCGTGATTGGAATCACCACTGAGCTACTGACAGGCCAAGGCATCCTGTCTCAAATTGGTCTGATGTAA
- a CDS encoding NAD(P)H-quinone oxidoreductase subunit N, with protein MDFSNIAAQLNAGIILPEGIVILTLLVVLIGDLISGRASSRWTPYATIIGLLAAIAALVYQWDTATPISFLGSFNGDDLSIVFRGIIALSAIATVPMSVRYIEQSGTSLAEFLVILMTATLGGMFLAGANDLVMIFVSLETLSISSYLLTGYMKRDPRSNEAALKYLLIGAASSAIFLYGSSLLYGLSGGSTYLSEIAQSLVGNNSDSPIGLVVALVFVIAGIAFKIAAVPFHQWTPDVYEGSPTPVVAFLSVGSKAAGFALAIRLLVAVFPLVSEQWHFVFTALAILSMVLGNVVALAQTSMKRLLAYSSIAQAGFLMIGLIVGTEAGYASMIFYLLVYLFMNLGGFTCVILFSLRTGTDQISEYSGLYQKDPLLTLGLSICLLSLGGIPPLAGFFGKLYIFWAGWQAGAYSLVLVGLVTSVISIYYYIRVVKMMVVKEPQEMSDVIKNYPEVRWDLPGMRPLQVSLILAVVATSLAGILSNPLFTLANDSVSHTPLLRASIEGTSSSVAMQEPILPESPRGL; from the coding sequence ATGGATTTCTCGAATATTGCCGCTCAATTGAATGCAGGCATTATTCTCCCTGAGGGAATTGTCATTCTCACCCTGCTGGTCGTTTTGATCGGCGATTTGATTTCTGGGCGAGCTTCTTCCCGTTGGACACCCTATGCCACGATCATCGGGCTATTGGCGGCGATCGCAGCCCTTGTCTATCAATGGGACACTGCAACCCCCATAAGCTTTTTGGGGAGCTTCAACGGAGATGACCTGAGCATTGTGTTTCGCGGCATTATTGCGCTTTCGGCGATCGCAACTGTTCCCATGTCGGTTCGCTACATCGAGCAATCTGGCACTTCTCTGGCTGAGTTTTTAGTCATTTTGATGACGGCGACTTTGGGCGGCATGTTCCTCGCCGGGGCAAATGACTTAGTCATGATTTTTGTCTCCCTGGAGACGTTGAGTATTTCCTCTTACCTGCTGACGGGGTACATGAAGCGTGATCCACGCTCCAACGAAGCCGCCCTCAAATACTTGCTGATTGGGGCTGCTAGCTCCGCTATCTTCTTGTACGGGTCTTCATTGCTCTACGGCTTGTCTGGGGGGAGCACCTATCTCAGCGAAATTGCTCAGAGTCTGGTTGGAAACAACAGCGACTCCCCCATTGGTCTGGTCGTCGCGTTGGTGTTTGTGATTGCCGGTATTGCCTTCAAAATTGCGGCTGTGCCCTTCCATCAGTGGACGCCAGACGTGTATGAGGGGTCACCCACTCCTGTGGTTGCCTTCTTATCAGTTGGCTCTAAAGCGGCTGGTTTTGCCCTGGCCATTCGATTATTGGTGGCTGTCTTCCCCTTGGTGTCTGAGCAGTGGCATTTTGTGTTCACGGCCTTAGCGATTCTCAGTATGGTGTTGGGCAATGTGGTTGCGCTTGCTCAAACCAGCATGAAGCGTCTCTTGGCTTACTCATCGATTGCTCAGGCTGGGTTCTTAATGATTGGCCTCATCGTTGGCACTGAGGCGGGGTATGCCAGCATGATCTTCTACCTGTTGGTTTACCTGTTCATGAACTTGGGGGGCTTTACCTGCGTCATTCTGTTTTCTCTGCGAACCGGCACCGATCAGATCAGCGAGTACAGCGGCCTTTATCAAAAAGATCCACTACTCACATTAGGCTTGAGTATCTGCTTGCTCTCTCTGGGGGGAATTCCACCGTTAGCGGGCTTTTTTGGTAAGCTCTACATTTTCTGGGCTGGTTGGCAAGCTGGAGCCTACAGTCTTGTTCTGGTGGGCTTAGTTACGAGCGTCATTTCCATTTACTACTACATTCGAGTAGTCAAGATGATGGTTGTCAAAGAGCCACAGGAAATGTCTGATGTTATTAAGAACTATCCTGAAGTGCGGTGGGATTTGCCCGGCATGCGACCGCTACAGGTGAGTTTGATCTTGGCGGTGGTGGCTACTTCGCTAGCAGGTATTCTTTCGAATCCGCTGTTTACCTTGGCAAATGATTCAGTCAGCCATACGCCGCTGCTCAGGGCTTCTATTGAAGGTACTTCAAGCTCTGTTGCGATGCAGGAGCCCATCTTGCCTGAGTCACCTCGGGGGCTCTAA
- the topA gene encoding type I DNA topoisomerase translates to MSTLVIVESPTKAKTIRNYLPRGYRVEASMGHVRDLPRSASEIPASVKGENWAQLGVNPEADFEPLYVVPSDKKKVVKSLKDALKQVDELVLATDEDREGESISWHLLQVLKPKVPIKRMVFHEITEDAIQAALENCRDIDDQLVRAQETRRILDRLVGYTLSPLLWKKIAWGLSAGRVQSVAVKLLVERERARRAFRRGSYWDLKALLLKEQESFEAKLVALDGKRLATGSDFDENTGQIAAGRDVVLLDETQATTLQARLRESAWTVANLEERPSTRKPSAPFTTSTLQQEANRKLRLSARDTMRVAQSLYEQGYITYMRTDSVHLSQQAISAARNCVEQKYGSDYLSPKPRQYATKNKAAQEAHEAIRPAGSSFRTPQETGLSGRERSLYDLIWKRTVATQMAEARQTHITVQIEVDNALFRATGKRIDFPGFFRAYVEGSDDPEAALEDQEVLLPRLAVGDGVNCGELEAIGHETQPPARYTEATLVKTLESEGIGRPSTYASVIGTIIDRGYVTSNGNSLTPTFTAFAVTELLDKHFPDLVDVGFTARMEQTLDEISTGEAKWLPYLKGFYSGDKGLETQVQEQETQIDPAEARTVDLAGLEAKVRIGRYGPYIEAEDDNGLVKASIPQDVSPADLDAEQVTLLLKQKTEGPEKLGLHPETGEPIYVLVGAYGPYVQLGEATEERPKPKRASLPKGVKTEDVTLEMAVGLLALPRLLGAHPETGAPIKASLGRFGPYVVHDQGKDGKDYRSLKAEDNVLIVTLERALELLAQPKATRGRRKAEPLKELGPHPDDGELVAVYKGPYGHYVKHGKVNAGLPEGKTPDDMTLELALELIAAKAGTKKKTTRKKAATGTKGKAKTTAKKATTKKTTAKKTTAKKTTTTKQAAASKSTGTKKTTAKTTAKKTTTRKSANRSNQANETADDQ, encoded by the coding sequence ATGTCCACTCTCGTTATTGTTGAGTCACCCACCAAAGCCAAGACGATTCGTAACTACCTGCCTAGGGGGTATCGGGTTGAGGCTTCTATGGGGCATGTGCGAGATTTGCCGCGATCGGCCAGTGAAATCCCCGCCTCTGTCAAGGGCGAAAATTGGGCACAGCTTGGCGTCAACCCAGAGGCAGACTTTGAGCCCCTCTACGTGGTGCCGTCAGACAAAAAGAAAGTTGTCAAATCTCTTAAGGATGCCCTGAAGCAGGTCGACGAACTCGTTCTGGCAACTGACGAAGACCGAGAGGGAGAAAGCATTAGCTGGCATCTTCTGCAAGTGCTGAAGCCAAAGGTGCCGATTAAGCGCATGGTTTTCCACGAGATTACGGAGGATGCCATTCAAGCGGCTCTGGAGAACTGTCGAGATATTGACGACCAGCTAGTCAGAGCCCAGGAAACGCGCCGCATCCTAGATCGATTAGTGGGATACACCCTATCCCCCCTGCTGTGGAAAAAAATTGCTTGGGGGCTCTCGGCAGGCCGGGTCCAGTCTGTCGCAGTCAAACTGTTGGTAGAACGAGAGCGGGCACGGAGAGCCTTTCGGCGGGGTAGCTATTGGGACTTAAAGGCGCTACTGCTGAAAGAGCAAGAGTCTTTTGAGGCAAAACTGGTTGCCTTAGATGGCAAACGTCTCGCCACCGGCAGCGACTTTGATGAAAACACCGGGCAAATTGCTGCCGGGCGAGATGTGGTGCTGCTGGATGAAACCCAAGCAACGACATTACAAGCCCGCCTGCGAGAAAGTGCCTGGACGGTTGCTAACTTAGAGGAGCGCCCCTCCACCCGCAAACCTTCGGCCCCCTTCACCACCTCAACCCTCCAACAAGAGGCCAACCGGAAGCTACGCTTATCAGCCCGAGACACCATGCGAGTGGCCCAAAGTCTATACGAGCAGGGCTACATCACTTACATGCGAACCGACTCGGTGCATCTTTCTCAGCAAGCCATTTCGGCGGCGCGTAACTGTGTCGAGCAGAAGTACGGGAGTGACTATCTGAGCCCCAAACCTCGGCAATATGCCACTAAGAATAAAGCCGCGCAAGAAGCCCACGAAGCAATTCGCCCGGCTGGGAGTTCGTTTCGAACGCCTCAAGAAACCGGGCTCAGTGGTCGGGAACGCTCACTCTATGATCTGATTTGGAAGCGCACCGTAGCAACCCAAATGGCGGAAGCGCGGCAGACCCACATCACCGTACAGATTGAGGTCGACAATGCCCTATTTCGGGCCACGGGTAAGCGCATTGATTTTCCCGGCTTTTTTCGGGCTTATGTGGAAGGCTCAGATGACCCTGAGGCAGCTTTGGAGGATCAAGAAGTGCTGCTGCCCCGGTTGGCGGTAGGAGACGGCGTCAACTGTGGGGAATTAGAAGCGATCGGGCACGAAACTCAACCCCCTGCCCGGTATACCGAAGCAACGTTGGTAAAAACGCTGGAAAGCGAAGGCATTGGCCGCCCCAGTACCTATGCCAGCGTGATTGGAACCATCATCGATCGCGGCTATGTTACCTCCAATGGCAACAGCCTCACCCCGACCTTCACCGCCTTTGCCGTGACCGAACTCCTGGACAAGCATTTTCCGGACTTGGTGGATGTCGGCTTTACTGCCCGCATGGAGCAAACCCTGGACGAGATTTCAACGGGTGAAGCCAAATGGTTGCCCTATTTGAAAGGGTTTTACAGCGGTGACAAAGGGCTAGAAACCCAAGTTCAGGAGCAAGAAACCCAAATTGACCCGGCAGAAGCCCGCACGGTGGATTTAGCCGGGCTAGAAGCTAAAGTCCGCATTGGGCGTTATGGCCCCTACATTGAGGCCGAAGATGACAACGGTCTGGTCAAGGCCTCGATTCCCCAAGATGTTTCCCCCGCTGACTTAGATGCCGAGCAAGTGACCCTACTGCTCAAGCAAAAAACAGAAGGCCCAGAGAAACTGGGCCTCCACCCAGAAACGGGGGAGCCGATTTATGTTTTGGTCGGAGCCTACGGCCCCTATGTGCAGTTGGGAGAGGCCACAGAAGAGCGCCCTAAACCCAAGCGCGCTTCTTTGCCGAAGGGGGTTAAGACAGAAGATGTCACCCTGGAAATGGCCGTCGGACTGCTCGCCTTACCTCGATTGTTAGGGGCCCACCCAGAAACAGGGGCACCCATTAAAGCCAGTCTGGGCCGCTTTGGCCCCTATGTCGTTCATGACCAGGGAAAAGACGGGAAAGACTATCGCTCCCTAAAGGCCGAAGACAACGTTTTGATCGTCACCCTGGAGCGAGCCCTGGAACTCCTGGCTCAGCCTAAAGCAACTCGGGGGCGGCGTAAGGCAGAACCCTTGAAGGAGCTCGGACCACACCCTGATGATGGGGAACTTGTCGCGGTTTACAAAGGCCCCTACGGTCATTACGTTAAGCATGGCAAGGTCAATGCCGGACTGCCGGAAGGAAAAACCCCAGACGATATGACCTTGGAACTTGCGCTGGAGCTAATTGCAGCAAAGGCAGGTACCAAGAAGAAGACAACTCGTAAAAAGGCTGCAACCGGCACAAAGGGTAAGGCTAAGACAACGGCAAAGAAAGCAACGACGAAAAAAACAACTGCCAAGAAGACAACCGCCAAGAAAACAACCACAACGAAGCAGGCAGCGGCATCCAAGTCCACAGGGACTAAAAAAACAACCGCTAAGACAACTGCCAAGAAAACAACCACTCGGAAGTCAGCCAATCGCAGTAATCAGGCTAACGAAACAGCTGACGACCAATAA